The Microbacterium luteum genome includes a region encoding these proteins:
- a CDS encoding ABC transporter substrate-binding protein — translation MFSKKRTMAAVALATGAGLVLAGCSGGSEPADTMDPNEEVTLDLAFWGNDVRAELYNEVIAAFEEEYPNITVNSSFLDFPAFWERRQTEAAGGNLPDVMQFDYSYLRQYSENGLLLDLDPFLGGIIETDPIPQNILDIGVVGGTTYGIATSTNAWGMYTNPQLLEQVGVDEFAGGTWDDYSAWMGEVTDASGGDVYGGSDYAGRIQNFEIQLRAEGSALFTEDGEPGFDEARLAQFWEDGQELIDSGAVISSQRLEELFPTSGFGAGETASELTWDNFGAGYLGELGEDYTELGLIAPPITVEGAQDLYLKPSMLHTIGANTEHPEAAATLVNFLVNSPQSGEIFGTNRGLPASETALAAAELDPLSQQIADYEVSIQDRLGDAPPVPIVGYGTLEEEFRVIGQELGFGTITVDEAVDRFFTEMDVVLSNNA, via the coding sequence ATGTTCAGCAAGAAGCGGACCATGGCCGCCGTCGCGCTGGCGACCGGCGCGGGACTCGTCCTGGCCGGCTGCTCGGGAGGATCCGAGCCCGCCGACACGATGGACCCGAACGAGGAGGTCACGCTCGACCTCGCCTTCTGGGGCAACGACGTGCGCGCCGAGCTCTACAACGAGGTCATCGCGGCGTTCGAGGAGGAGTACCCGAACATCACGGTGAACTCCTCGTTCCTCGACTTCCCCGCCTTCTGGGAGCGTCGTCAGACCGAAGCCGCGGGCGGCAACCTGCCCGACGTCATGCAGTTCGACTACTCGTACCTCCGCCAGTACTCCGAGAACGGCCTGCTGCTCGATCTCGACCCGTTCCTGGGCGGCATCATCGAGACCGACCCGATCCCGCAGAACATCCTCGACATCGGCGTCGTCGGCGGCACCACGTACGGCATCGCGACGTCGACCAACGCGTGGGGCATGTACACCAACCCCCAGTTGCTCGAGCAGGTCGGCGTGGACGAGTTCGCCGGCGGCACGTGGGATGACTACAGCGCGTGGATGGGCGAGGTGACCGACGCCAGCGGCGGCGATGTCTACGGCGGCTCGGACTACGCCGGGCGCATCCAGAACTTCGAGATCCAGCTGCGCGCCGAGGGAAGCGCCCTGTTCACCGAGGACGGCGAGCCCGGCTTCGACGAGGCGCGCCTCGCGCAGTTCTGGGAGGACGGCCAGGAGCTCATCGACTCGGGCGCCGTCATCTCGTCGCAGCGCCTCGAGGAGCTCTTCCCCACCTCCGGATTCGGCGCCGGCGAGACGGCCAGCGAACTGACGTGGGACAACTTCGGAGCCGGCTACCTCGGCGAGCTGGGCGAGGACTACACCGAGCTCGGGCTGATCGCCCCGCCGATCACCGTCGAGGGGGCGCAGGACCTCTACCTCAAGCCCTCGATGCTCCACACCATCGGCGCGAACACCGAGCACCCCGAGGCCGCTGCGACCCTGGTGAACTTCCTGGTGAACTCGCCCCAGTCGGGTGAGATCTTCGGCACCAACCGCGGCCTGCCCGCCTCGGAGACGGCCCTCGCCGCCGCCGAGCTCGACCCGCTGAGCCAGCAGATCGCCGACTACGAGGTCTCGATCCAGGACCGCCTGGGCGACGCCCCGCCGGTGCCGATCGTCGGCTACGGCACCCTGGAGGAGGAGTTCCGTGTGATCGGGCAGGAGCTCGGCTTCGGAACCATCACCGTCGACGAAGCGGTCGACCGCTTCTTCACCGAGATGGACGTGGTCCTCAGCAACAACGCGTGA
- a CDS encoding carbohydrate ABC transporter permease: MQRRRAENEATRPGQKRRQRKETLAGYGFLLPWLIGFFGLTIIPMVYSLYLSFTRYSIFQPPRWVGFDNYIRLFTNDPQFIQSAQITLVYVLVGTPIMLAAALAVAMLLNYRDRGAAFFRSAFYAPSLIGASVSVAIVWRAMFAGEGPVDNFLSFFGINLGSWIGNPSLVLPAMIILAVWQFGATMVIFLAGLKQIPKELYEAAEMDGAGPWHRFRAVTMPMLSPVIFFNLLLGIIGAFQVFASAYIISNGTGGPAGMTNFITLYLYKRGFSDGQYGYAAAIAWVLLVVVAIIAVILFRTQKNWVHYSGDNR; this comes from the coding sequence ATGCAGCGTCGGCGGGCTGAGAACGAGGCGACTCGTCCGGGTCAGAAGCGTCGTCAGCGCAAGGAGACCCTTGCCGGGTACGGGTTCCTGCTGCCCTGGCTGATCGGGTTCTTCGGGCTCACGATCATCCCGATGGTCTACTCGCTGTACCTCTCCTTCACCCGGTACAGCATCTTCCAGCCGCCCCGGTGGGTCGGTTTCGACAACTACATCCGGCTGTTCACCAACGACCCGCAGTTCATCCAGTCCGCACAGATCACCCTCGTGTACGTGCTGGTGGGAACCCCGATCATGCTCGCCGCCGCTCTCGCGGTCGCGATGCTGCTGAACTACCGCGACCGCGGGGCGGCGTTCTTCCGCTCGGCGTTCTACGCCCCGTCGCTGATCGGCGCGTCGGTCTCGGTCGCGATTGTGTGGCGGGCGATGTTCGCCGGCGAGGGCCCGGTCGACAACTTCCTCAGCTTCTTCGGCATCAACCTCGGCTCCTGGATCGGCAACCCCTCGCTGGTGCTCCCGGCGATGATCATCCTCGCGGTGTGGCAGTTCGGCGCGACGATGGTCATCTTCCTCGCCGGTCTCAAGCAGATCCCGAAAGAGCTCTACGAAGCCGCCGAGATGGATGGCGCCGGACCCTGGCACCGCTTCCGCGCGGTCACCATGCCGATGCTCTCCCCGGTGATCTTCTTCAACCTGCTGCTGGGCATCATCGGCGCGTTCCAGGTGTTCGCCTCGGCCTACATCATCTCCAACGGCACCGGCGGCCCCGCCGGCATGACGAACTTCATCACCCTCTACCTCTACAAGCGCGGCTTCTCCGACGGCCAGTACGGCTACGCCGCCGCGATCGCCTGGGTGCTGCTGGTCGTCGTCGCCATCATCGCCGTGATCCTTTTCCGCACCCAGAAGAACTGGGTCCACTACTCGGGAGACAACCGATGA
- a CDS encoding carbohydrate ABC transporter permease: MSTQSFGEPAVQVLEQQDIEEDLPDRTPPRRRKVKRKTWQTIIWFTVLIVITAVVLYPLVWLLFATFKPTSEFGQNPGILPENPTVGNYLTVMEGIAGIPMWKFFWNSLVLATLAVIGTVLSSALAAYAFARVQFKGLGILFAAMIGTLLLPFHVVIIPQYLLFNTLDMIDTFWPLVLPKFLATEAFFVFLLVQFMRQMPRDMDEAARIDGAGHLRIFWAIIVPLIKPALITCAIFSFIWSWNDFLGPLIYLTSPENYPLPIALRLWNDQTSTSDYGATVTASFLALVPILIFFIVFQRFLVDGVATQGLKG, from the coding sequence ATGAGCACGCAGAGCTTCGGCGAACCGGCCGTCCAGGTCCTCGAACAGCAGGACATCGAAGAAGACCTCCCCGACCGCACCCCGCCCCGCCGCCGCAAGGTCAAGCGGAAGACCTGGCAGACCATCATCTGGTTCACGGTCCTCATCGTCATCACCGCGGTCGTGCTCTACCCGCTGGTGTGGCTGCTGTTCGCGACGTTCAAGCCGACCTCCGAGTTCGGCCAGAACCCCGGCATCCTCCCCGAGAACCCCACCGTGGGCAACTACCTCACCGTCATGGAAGGCATCGCCGGCATCCCGATGTGGAAGTTCTTCTGGAACTCCCTCGTGCTGGCCACCCTCGCCGTCATCGGCACCGTCCTCAGCTCCGCCCTCGCCGCCTACGCCTTCGCCCGCGTGCAGTTCAAAGGCCTCGGGATCCTCTTCGCCGCGATGATCGGCACCCTGCTGCTGCCGTTCCACGTCGTGATCATCCCCCAGTACCTGCTGTTCAACACCCTCGACATGATCGACACCTTCTGGCCGCTGGTCCTGCCGAAATTCCTCGCCACCGAAGCGTTCTTCGTCTTCCTGCTCGTCCAGTTCATGCGACAGATGCCCCGCGACATGGACGAAGCCGCCCGCATCGACGGCGCCGGACACCTCCGCATCTTCTGGGCCATCATCGTCCCGCTGATCAAACCCGCCCTCATCACCTGCGCGATCTTCTCCTTCATCTGGTCCTGGAACGACTTCCTCGGCCCCCTCATCTACCTCACCAGCCCCGAGAACTACCCCCTCCCGATCGCGCTGCGCCTCTGGAACGACCAGACCTCCACCAGCGACTACGGCGCCACGGTCACCGCATCGTTCCTCGCGCTGGTGCCGATCCTGATCTTCTTCATCGTCTTCCAACGCTTCCTCGTCGACGGCGTCGCCACCCAAGGCCTGAAAGGCTGA
- a CDS encoding beta-galactosidase, which translates to MLYGADYNPDQWPEEVWEDDVRRMNEAGVNIVSLGIFAWSRIQPAEDVWDFAWLDRVIDTLHAGGIAVNLATATASPPPWVSANYPETLPADESGASYWPGSRQHFAPSSPVYRRLAGELVRRIAERYVDHPAVVMWHVGNEFGCHLWMDFSDAARDAYRRWLREKYGTVDALNAAWGTNFWSQRYSTFDEVFPPRLAPYSHNPSSMLDFRRFTSDMLLECYLAERRILLQAGATQPITTNFMGPFKPADYRRWAPHMDVIADDCYPDPAHPTRVRDSAFQRDLVRSLKPGVPWLLWEQATDAVNWRPANPGKAAGALAAETAQSIGRGADGIMFFQWRQSRAGSEKFHSAMLPHAGTRTRTWREVVSLGERLRELGELPAPGSDARVALVFDWENWWAVEERDHPFRIDYLAVALEWYGALHRRGIMVDIIGPEEAERGYEVVLAPALYLLREEGAAALDRFARAGGTLLTGPFSDIVDEHDQFCDGGFLTRLGAALGIRYEDFGALAGPPASGTGVGALGAVGDGEPETVSFTLDGCAARGTLVAEAVHAETAEVIATFDDGPNAARPAVTRQRHGDGAAWYVATMPDAAGVDAIVGRLVADRGVRPVIDDLPAGVEVARRGALVTVINHSDETVTVSLNGSDAETGAALGRTALSPQQVVFAFAPIPAHPSPAPSDANGALASLSS; encoded by the coding sequence GTGCTGTACGGCGCCGACTACAACCCCGACCAGTGGCCCGAAGAGGTCTGGGAAGACGACGTCCGCCGCATGAACGAGGCGGGCGTGAACATCGTGAGCCTCGGCATCTTCGCCTGGTCGCGCATCCAGCCCGCCGAAGACGTGTGGGACTTCGCCTGGCTCGACCGGGTCATCGACACCCTGCACGCCGGCGGCATCGCCGTGAACCTCGCCACGGCAACGGCCTCGCCGCCGCCGTGGGTGAGCGCGAACTACCCCGAGACGCTGCCCGCAGACGAATCCGGCGCGTCGTACTGGCCGGGAAGCCGGCAGCACTTCGCACCCTCCTCCCCTGTCTACCGACGCCTCGCCGGTGAGCTGGTGCGACGCATCGCCGAGCGCTACGTCGACCACCCGGCGGTGGTGATGTGGCACGTCGGAAACGAGTTCGGCTGCCACCTCTGGATGGACTTCTCCGATGCCGCGCGGGATGCGTACCGTCGCTGGCTGCGCGAGAAGTACGGCACCGTCGACGCGCTCAACGCGGCGTGGGGCACGAACTTCTGGTCGCAGCGGTACAGCACGTTCGACGAGGTCTTCCCTCCGCGGCTGGCGCCCTACAGCCACAATCCGTCGTCGATGCTCGACTTCCGCCGGTTCACCTCCGACATGCTGCTGGAGTGCTACCTGGCGGAGCGGCGCATCCTGCTGCAGGCGGGCGCGACGCAGCCGATCACGACGAACTTCATGGGCCCGTTCAAGCCGGCGGACTATCGCCGGTGGGCGCCGCACATGGACGTCATCGCCGACGACTGCTATCCCGACCCGGCGCATCCCACGCGTGTGCGCGATTCGGCGTTCCAGCGCGACCTCGTGCGCTCGCTCAAGCCCGGCGTGCCGTGGCTGCTGTGGGAGCAGGCCACCGATGCCGTGAACTGGCGCCCGGCGAACCCCGGCAAGGCCGCGGGGGCGCTCGCGGCCGAGACCGCGCAGTCGATCGGGCGCGGCGCCGACGGCATCATGTTCTTCCAGTGGCGGCAGTCCCGCGCCGGCAGCGAGAAGTTCCACTCGGCGATGCTCCCCCACGCCGGCACGCGCACCCGCACGTGGCGCGAGGTCGTCTCCCTCGGCGAGCGCCTGCGCGAGCTCGGCGAGCTGCCGGCACCGGGCTCGGATGCGCGGGTCGCGCTGGTCTTCGACTGGGAGAACTGGTGGGCGGTCGAGGAGCGCGACCATCCCTTCCGGATCGACTACCTCGCCGTTGCCCTGGAGTGGTACGGCGCACTCCATCGCCGCGGCATCATGGTCGACATCATCGGGCCCGAGGAGGCGGAGCGCGGGTACGAGGTGGTCTTGGCGCCCGCCCTCTACCTGCTGCGCGAGGAGGGAGCAGCCGCGCTCGACCGGTTCGCGCGAGCCGGTGGAACGCTGCTCACCGGACCCTTCAGCGACATCGTCGACGAGCACGACCAGTTCTGCGACGGCGGGTTCCTCACGCGCCTCGGCGCCGCACTCGGCATCCGCTACGAGGACTTCGGAGCACTGGCGGGCCCTCCCGCGAGCGGCACGGGCGTCGGCGCGCTCGGTGCGGTCGGCGACGGCGAGCCCGAGACGGTGTCGTTCACGCTCGACGGCTGTGCCGCTCGCGGCACGCTCGTCGCCGAGGCCGTCCACGCCGAGACCGCCGAGGTGATCGCGACCTTCGACGACGGTCCGAACGCGGCGCGACCGGCGGTGACCCGTCAACGCCACGGCGACGGCGCCGCGTGGTACGTCGCCACGATGCCCGACGCCGCCGGTGTCGACGCGATCGTCGGCCGCCTCGTCGCCGACCGCGGCGTGCGACCGGTCATCGACGACCTCCCCGCGGGCGTCGAGGTCGCGCGTCGCGGCGCCCTCGTCACCGTGATCAACCATTCCGACGAGACCGTCACGGTCTCCCTGAACGGCAGCGACGCCGAAACCGGCGCCGCCCTCGGACGCACCGCACTGTCACCGCAGCAGGTCGTCTTCGCCTTCGCGCCCATCCCGGCGCATCCCTCGCCCGCGCCGTCCGACGCGAACGGCGCCCTCGCATCCCTCTCCTCCTGA
- a CDS encoding ABC transporter substrate-binding protein, protein MRHLRFVVTAAVVSAAALTLASCAGDGGSSGEYDPDADVTLTFAFWGNDDRADRYNQLIEAFQTEHPNITVNTTFTDFPSYWEKRQTEVAGGGLPDVFQFSDSYLRQSPSPATCSISARCRTTSTSPPSTTPCSARVA, encoded by the coding sequence ATGAGACACCTTCGATTCGTCGTCACCGCCGCCGTCGTTTCCGCCGCCGCCCTCACCCTCGCCTCGTGCGCGGGCGATGGCGGGAGCTCGGGAGAGTACGACCCCGACGCCGACGTGACGCTCACCTTCGCCTTCTGGGGCAACGACGATCGCGCCGACCGCTACAACCAGCTGATCGAGGCGTTCCAGACCGAGCATCCGAACATCACGGTGAACACGACCTTCACCGACTTCCCCAGCTACTGGGAGAAGCGGCAGACCGAAGTGGCCGGCGGGGGCCTTCCCGACGTCTTCCAGTTCTCCGACAGCTATCTGCGGCAGTCGCCGAGCCCGGCCACGTGCTCGATCTCGGCGAGGTGTCGGACTACATCGACTTCTCCACCTTCGACGACGCCCTGCTCGGCACGGGTCGCCTGA
- a CDS encoding ABC transporter substrate-binding protein: protein MLDLGEVSDYIDFSTFDDALLGTGRLNDVQYSLPTGYSMWANFVNDDVLAEYDIAAPEGGSTFDAFDEWMAGVTDATDGTVYGGTDYTQRIQVFELVLRANGGNLYTEDGELGFTEDELRDFWASGDDIRDGVTVPQVELEAISPVSGFGAGLTASEMSWSNFLGGYLADSGAESISIVAPPTAVEGSKDLYQQGGLQMAIASNTDHPEASAIFLDYVVNSPEAGEIFGTTLGFPASSSKLAGTTLEGVDKQVADYIESVADRVGEAPPVPVIGYGSLEQTFWDVGKELGLGTITVDEAVDRFFTEADVILE, encoded by the coding sequence GTGCTCGATCTCGGCGAGGTGTCGGACTACATCGACTTCTCCACCTTCGACGACGCCCTGCTCGGCACGGGTCGCCTGAACGACGTGCAGTACTCCCTGCCGACCGGATACAGCATGTGGGCGAATTTCGTGAACGACGACGTGCTGGCCGAGTACGACATCGCCGCCCCGGAAGGCGGCTCCACCTTCGACGCGTTCGACGAGTGGATGGCCGGGGTCACCGATGCGACCGACGGCACGGTCTACGGCGGCACCGACTACACCCAGCGGATCCAGGTGTTCGAACTGGTTCTCCGGGCGAACGGCGGAAACCTCTACACCGAGGACGGCGAGCTCGGCTTCACCGAGGATGAGCTGCGCGACTTCTGGGCCTCCGGCGACGACATCCGCGACGGCGTGACCGTTCCGCAGGTCGAGCTCGAGGCGATCAGCCCCGTGTCCGGTTTCGGGGCCGGCCTGACGGCGAGCGAGATGAGCTGGAGCAACTTCCTGGGCGGCTATCTCGCGGACTCCGGCGCCGAGTCGATCTCGATCGTCGCGCCCCCGACCGCCGTCGAGGGCTCGAAGGACCTCTACCAGCAGGGCGGTCTGCAGATGGCCATCGCGTCGAACACCGACCACCCCGAGGCGTCGGCGATCTTCCTCGACTACGTCGTCAACAGCCCCGAAGCCGGCGAGATCTTCGGCACCACCCTCGGATTCCCGGCCTCGTCGAGCAAGCTCGCGGGCACGACGCTCGAAGGCGTCGACAAGCAGGTCGCCGACTACATCGAGTCGGTGGCGGACCGCGTGGGCGAAGCCCCGCCCGTGCCCGTGATCGGATACGGCTCGCTCGAGCAGACGTTCTGGGACGTCGGCAAGGAGCTCGGGCTCGGGACGATCACGGTCGACGAGGCGGTGGACCGCTTCTTCACCGAGGCCGACGTCATCCTCGAGTGA
- a CDS encoding alpha-N-arabinofuranosidase yields the protein MAVAAARLDPHHEIADIDRRLFGGFVEHLGRHIYDGIHEPGHPAAGADGFRRDVIELVRELGVSTIRYPGGNFVSGYRWEDGIGPVDERPRRLDLAWHSTETNEVGLHEFAAWLELVGSDLVLAVNLGTRGTQEALDLLEYANVDAQTAWTDRRAANGHPEPFGVRMWCLGNEMDGPWQIGHKNADDYGKLASQTAKAMRMIDPGLQLVVCGSSARSMPTFGSWERTVLEHTLDDVDFISCHAYYQERNGDAQEFLASSVDMARFIESVVTTADAVAAAKKSDKRIMISFDEWNVWYLHDDDGGQNDKPEEKGWPVAPRLLEDRYSVLDGVVFGDLMITLLQHADRVRSASLAQLVNVIAPIMTEPGGPAWRQTTFFPFSLTSRWAQGRAVRVPVSAPTFTSPALGEVATVNAVATIDDDGVSLFVVNRSTAEPTTLSVDLRPLLGDLGREMAIDEAHLLHDDDIYAANTLESPERVGITALEATIEDTTLRIPLPAVSWGCIRLS from the coding sequence ATGGCCGTCGCCGCCGCCCGCCTCGATCCCCATCACGAGATCGCCGACATCGACCGTCGCCTGTTCGGCGGGTTCGTCGAGCACCTCGGCCGCCACATCTACGACGGCATCCACGAGCCGGGTCATCCCGCAGCCGGAGCCGACGGCTTCCGGCGGGACGTCATCGAGCTCGTGCGCGAACTGGGCGTCAGCACCATCCGCTACCCGGGCGGCAACTTCGTGTCGGGATACCGCTGGGAAGACGGCATCGGCCCCGTCGACGAACGACCCCGCCGCCTCGACCTCGCGTGGCACTCCACCGAGACGAACGAGGTGGGCCTGCACGAATTCGCCGCGTGGCTCGAGCTCGTCGGCAGCGACCTCGTGCTCGCCGTCAACCTCGGCACCCGGGGCACCCAGGAGGCGCTCGACCTGCTCGAATACGCCAACGTCGACGCACAGACGGCATGGACCGACCGGCGGGCGGCGAATGGGCATCCGGAGCCGTTCGGCGTGAGGATGTGGTGCCTCGGCAACGAGATGGACGGACCGTGGCAGATCGGTCACAAGAACGCCGACGACTACGGCAAGCTCGCCTCCCAGACGGCCAAGGCGATGCGCATGATCGATCCGGGACTGCAACTGGTCGTCTGCGGCTCGTCGGCGCGGTCGATGCCGACCTTCGGCTCGTGGGAGCGCACCGTGCTGGAGCACACCCTCGACGACGTCGACTTCATCTCCTGCCACGCGTACTACCAAGAGCGGAACGGCGACGCGCAGGAGTTCCTCGCGTCGAGCGTCGACATGGCGAGGTTCATCGAGTCGGTCGTGACCACGGCAGACGCGGTCGCGGCGGCGAAGAAGAGCGACAAGCGCATCATGATCTCCTTCGACGAGTGGAACGTCTGGTACCTCCACGATGACGACGGCGGGCAGAACGACAAGCCCGAGGAGAAGGGATGGCCGGTCGCTCCGCGCCTGCTCGAAGACCGCTACAGCGTTCTGGACGGCGTGGTGTTCGGCGACCTGATGATCACCCTGCTCCAGCACGCGGACCGCGTGCGCTCCGCATCCCTGGCGCAGTTGGTGAACGTCATCGCTCCGATCATGACCGAGCCCGGGGGCCCGGCGTGGCGCCAGACCACGTTCTTCCCCTTCTCGCTCACCTCGCGCTGGGCGCAGGGGCGCGCGGTGCGCGTTCCGGTGTCGGCACCGACCTTCACGAGTCCCGCGCTGGGCGAGGTGGCAACCGTGAACGCCGTCGCGACGATCGACGACGACGGTGTGTCGCTCTTCGTCGTCAACCGGTCCACGGCCGAGCCCACGACCCTGTCGGTCGACCTGCGGCCGCTCCTCGGCGACCTGGGCCGCGAGATGGCCATCGACGAGGCGCACCTGCTGCACGACGACGACATCTACGCCGCCAACACCCTGGAGAGCCCCGAGCGGGTCGGCATCACGGCACTGGAGGCAACAATCGAGGACACGACCCTGCGCATTCCCCTTCCCGCGGTGTCGTGGGGATGCATCCGCCTGAGCTGA
- a CDS encoding Gfo/Idh/MocA family protein, producing MTDTTIAPPQAEVRPAVREIGIIMNGVSGRMGYRQHLVRSILAIRDQGGIVLSDGTKVTVKPLLVGRSEAKLADLADKHGIEDYTTDLDAALADPRWEIYADFLVTKARSAALRKAIAAGKTIYTEKPTAETAAEALELAKLAAAAGVKTGVVHDKLYLPGLQKLKRLIDSGFFGRILSVRGEFGYWVFEGDWQPAQRPSWNYRTEDGGGIIVDMFPHWNYVMENLFGEVKSVYAQAAVHIADRWDENGEHYTATAEDAAYGIFELEGDPEHGNIVAQINSSWTVRVNRDELVEFHVDGTHGSAVVGLFGAKIQHRNATPKPVWNPDLADDHDYDADWAAVPTNDVFQNGFRQQWEEFLESYVLGTDYAFDLLSGARGVLLAEAGLESSREGRKVELPALSLD from the coding sequence ATGACCGACACCACGATCGCCCCGCCCCAGGCCGAGGTCCGCCCGGCCGTCCGCGAGATCGGCATCATCATGAACGGCGTCTCCGGACGCATGGGGTATCGGCAGCACCTGGTGCGCTCGATCCTCGCGATCCGCGACCAGGGCGGCATCGTGCTCTCCGACGGCACGAAGGTCACGGTCAAGCCGCTGCTGGTCGGCCGCAGCGAGGCGAAGCTCGCCGACCTCGCCGACAAGCACGGCATCGAGGACTACACCACCGACCTCGACGCGGCCCTCGCCGACCCCCGCTGGGAGATCTACGCCGACTTCCTCGTCACCAAGGCGCGTTCGGCGGCTCTCCGCAAGGCGATCGCGGCCGGCAAGACCATCTACACCGAGAAGCCGACCGCAGAGACCGCGGCCGAAGCACTCGAGCTGGCCAAGCTCGCCGCGGCAGCCGGCGTGAAGACCGGCGTCGTGCACGACAAGCTCTACCTCCCGGGCCTGCAGAAGCTGAAGCGCCTCATCGATTCGGGCTTCTTCGGCCGCATCCTCTCGGTGCGCGGCGAATTCGGATACTGGGTCTTCGAAGGCGACTGGCAGCCCGCGCAGCGTCCGAGCTGGAACTATCGCACCGAAGACGGCGGCGGCATCATCGTCGACATGTTCCCGCACTGGAACTACGTCATGGAGAACCTGTTCGGCGAGGTCAAGAGCGTCTACGCCCAGGCGGCCGTGCACATCGCCGACCGCTGGGACGAGAACGGCGAGCACTACACCGCCACCGCGGAAGACGCCGCCTACGGCATCTTCGAGCTCGAAGGCGACCCCGAGCACGGAAACATCGTCGCGCAGATCAACTCGTCGTGGACCGTGCGGGTCAACCGGGACGAGCTGGTCGAGTTCCACGTCGACGGCACCCACGGCTCGGCCGTTGTGGGCCTGTTCGGCGCCAAGATCCAGCACCGCAACGCCACCCCGAAGCCGGTGTGGAATCCCGACCTCGCCGACGACCACGACTACGACGCGGACTGGGCCGCCGTTCCGACGAACGACGTGTTCCAGAACGGCTTCCGCCAGCAGTGGGAGGAGTTCCTGGAGTCGTACGTGCTCGGCACCGACTACGCGTTCGACCTGCTCTCCGGCGCACGCGGCGTGCTCCTCGCCGAGGCCGGCCTGGAATCCAGCCGCGAGGGCCGCAAGGTCGAGCTGCCCGCCCTGAGCCTGGACTGA
- a CDS encoding dihydrodipicolinate synthase family protein, with product MTHLTLLDAAGSTSQVALREASGFTKPTTPLRSRLAYAAAHVVPLVHADNTPGRPAEIDWDATLAFRRSVYSWGLGVADAMDTAQRNMGLDAAAVRELIARTAQTAREEGGSVVVGVNTDHVEDEHISLDQVIDAYRSQLAFTEEQGAAPVLMASRHLARAASSAEDYRRVYREVLGAAQVPVVLHWLGTAFDPTLEGYFTSTKLSTSGSADWREASEVLLEIIGENTDKVAGVKMSLLDADAEVSVRERLPESVRMFTGDDFNYVGLIGGTDMPDVATGDVSSGSARSTTGEAGDGRAGEASAGAAETKRGYSDALLGAFAAITPVASAAIQALDAGDGARYREILEPTEELSRQVFAAPTFYYKTGVAFLSWLNGHQPAFQMVGGLHSARSLPHLSRIVELANASGALERPELAAIRWHGMLRLNGVDVPGVIA from the coding sequence ATGACCCACCTCACTCTGCTCGATGCCGCCGGGTCGACCTCGCAGGTCGCGCTGCGCGAAGCATCCGGATTCACCAAGCCCACAACGCCGCTGCGCAGCCGCCTCGCGTACGCGGCCGCGCACGTCGTGCCGCTGGTGCACGCCGACAACACCCCGGGGCGGCCCGCCGAGATCGACTGGGATGCGACGCTCGCCTTCCGCCGCTCGGTCTACTCCTGGGGCCTCGGCGTCGCCGACGCGATGGACACCGCCCAGCGGAACATGGGGCTCGACGCCGCCGCGGTGCGCGAACTCATCGCGCGAACGGCGCAGACCGCGCGCGAAGAGGGCGGATCGGTCGTCGTCGGCGTCAACACCGATCACGTCGAGGACGAGCACATCTCCCTCGACCAGGTGATCGACGCGTACCGGTCTCAGCTGGCCTTCACCGAGGAGCAGGGCGCCGCTCCCGTGCTGATGGCGTCGCGCCATCTGGCGCGCGCCGCATCCTCGGCCGAGGACTACCGCCGCGTGTACCGCGAGGTGCTCGGCGCGGCGCAGGTGCCGGTCGTGCTGCACTGGCTCGGCACCGCGTTCGACCCGACCCTCGAGGGGTACTTCACTTCGACCAAGCTCAGTACAAGCGGGTCGGCCGACTGGCGCGAGGCGTCCGAGGTGCTCCTGGAGATCATCGGCGAGAACACCGACAAGGTCGCCGGGGTGAAGATGAGCCTGCTCGACGCCGACGCCGAGGTGTCGGTGCGAGAGCGCCTCCCCGAGAGCGTGCGCATGTTCACCGGCGACGACTTCAACTACGTCGGCCTCATCGGCGGGACGGACATGCCGGACGTTGCGACGGGCGACGTTTCGTCTGGCTCTGCTCGCTCAACGACCGGGGAGGCCGGAGACGGGCGGGCCGGAGAGGCATCGGCCGGGGCGGCCGAGACGAAACGCGGATACTCCGACGCGCTCCTCGGCGCGTTCGCGGCGATCACCCCGGTCGCCTCCGCCGCGATCCAGGCGCTCGACGCCGGCGACGGCGCTCGATACCGCGAGATCCTCGAGCCCACCGAGGAGCTCAGCCGCCAGGTCTTCGCCGCGCCGACGTTCTACTACAAGACCGGGGTCGCGTTCCTGTCGTGGCTGAACGGCCACCAGCCGGCCTTCCAGATGGTCGGCGGGCTCCACTCCGCGCGCAGCCTGCCGCACCTGTCCCGCATCGTCGAGCTCGCCAACGCCTCCGGCGCCTTGGAGCGGCCCGAGCTGGCCGCCATCCGATGGCACGGGATGCTGCGCCTGAACGGCGTCGACGTTCCGGGGGTGATCGCGTGA